The stretch of DNA AGGGTACTCGCAAGCGCCGCACGTCCGGGTGCATCGAGACTATTAGTGGGCTCATCTAAAGCAAGCACCGAAGGTTGAAGCACAAGTATGCTAGCCAGCGCCGCTCGCCGACGTTCGCCAGAGCTGAGTTCGTGGGCAGATTTGTCGAGCATTCGATCATTTAAGCCTACTTGGGCTACAGCTTGTCGGGCTTTTCTCTCAGCCACCTTAGGCACATCGCCAGCAACAAGAGGCCCAAAAGTTACGTCTCGCCATACAGTTGGCATAAAAAGTTGGTCTTCAGGCTCGGCGAATGCCAAACCAAGCTTACTTCTTACCCAGCGCTCTGTTGTTTTTTTCAATACAACACCATCTACGAATACGCGGCCGTTTCCCTTTAATATTCCGACAAGACACCACAATAAAGTTGACTTGCCGGCACCATTCGGTCCCAGCAGAGCAACGCGTTCGCCATGAGCAATTGAGAACGAGACGTCGCGCAACGCAAAGCTTCCATCGGGATAGGAATATGTAAGTTTTTCAACTTTCAGCGCCTCTATAGCCATCTTCCAACTCCAGCAATAATAATAGATACAACAGCATAGGTCAATCCGCATGCTAAATGCAAAATCTTCAACGGGGACGGCGCCGAAGTCGGAAGCTTGCCCTGAAAACCACGCAGTGCCATCGCAGAGCCAACTCGCTCTGATCTAACCACAGCTCTAACAAGCAGGTTTACGCTAGCCCACAAAAGGCTCGTGAGCTTTATCCAAGTTGAAGCAAAGGAAGCTCGCAGTGTCCAAGCTCGATTTGTGCGCATAACCTCTTCGATAAGTAAGTCAACGCCTCTCACGATGAATTCCCCAAGCTGACCGAACGCCGACAAAATGGGCATGCGACTGATAAATTCAAGAATCGCCAAAGTATGCGTGCTAGCCATGAATGCTATGGCAGCAGCGGCAACTAAAAGTGATTTTAATGCAAACAATTCACCAGCCGCCCGCGTCTGCTCTCCGCCAAGCCTGGACAGCATAAAAGGTAATCCAACAACAACCATGATGGGGAACATCCTTCGCAAAAGGACTCTTACCGGAAGCCTTTCAAGTACAACAACGCAACCAATGAGCACGCAAAGTAATCCAGCAGGCAGTAGAGGGCGAGTGGGAACTATAATCACAGCCAAAATGAATCCGGCAATTGCTACCAATTTTGCCCTTGGGTCAAGCTTATGAATTATGCTTTCTTGATGCACATAAAGGTCAATATGATGCGGCATAGCTTACACTCCAAAGCCCTCTATCTGTGCCGCAGACGCGGAACTCGCCGCTGAATCGCTAACACAGCCGCTGGAACGCCAACCAATTGTAGAACCATTCCAGGCATACTTACCAAAATAACTCCAAGAACGTAGTGGAGTGGTT from Armatimonadota bacterium encodes:
- a CDS encoding energy-coupling factor ABC transporter ATP-binding protein, whose product is MAIEALKVEKLTYSYPDGSFALRDVSFSIAHGERVALLGPNGAGKSTLLWCLVGILKGNGRVFVDGVVLKKTTERWVRSKLGLAFAEPEDQLFMPTVWRDVTFGPLVAGDVPKVAERKARQAVAQVGLNDRMLDKSAHELSSGERRRAALASILVLQPSVLALDEPTNSLDAPGRAALASTLLQLPCAQLIATHDLSFARCLCTRALVLVDGALVSDISMPELLRDKEALQRFGLEAEVITEDGQKVFL
- a CDS encoding energy-coupling factor transporter transmembrane protein EcfT, yielding MPHHIDLYVHQESIIHKLDPRAKLVAIAGFILAVIIVPTRPLLPAGLLCVLIGCVVVLERLPVRVLLRRMFPIMVVVGLPFMLSRLGGEQTRAAGELFALKSLLVAAAAIAFMASTHTLAILEFISRMPILSAFGQLGEFIVRGVDLLIEEVMRTNRAWTLRASFASTWIKLTSLLWASVNLLVRAVVRSERVGSAMALRGFQGKLPTSAPSPLKILHLACGLTYAVVSIIIAGVGRWL